Proteins co-encoded in one Acidobacteriota bacterium genomic window:
- a CDS encoding DUF4112 domain-containing protein produces MDELDLQQKQIQVEKGLDELSYYLDGLFRVPGVGWRFGLDALIGLIPNVGDTLTSFASFYILFAGVRYGVPKITLLRMAFNIGLDYVVGMVPFIGDAFDFVWKANKQNMDLIRTRAAGHGTGTTSDYVFVFGLIGLLICVLIFSILASIYVLAWLAIAITNATI; encoded by the coding sequence ATGGACGAACTCGATCTCCAGCAAAAGCAGATCCAGGTCGAAAAAGGGCTTGACGAGCTTTCGTATTATCTTGACGGGCTGTTTCGTGTTCCCGGCGTAGGTTGGCGGTTTGGGCTGGATGCTTTGATAGGGTTGATCCCGAATGTGGGCGATACGCTGACGTCGTTTGCTTCGTTTTATATCTTATTTGCGGGCGTTCGCTACGGCGTGCCGAAGATAACGCTTTTGCGAATGGCATTCAATATCGGGCTTGATTACGTGGTCGGAATGGTACCGTTCATCGGCGATGCGTTCGATTTTGTTTGGAAGGCGAATAAGCAGAACATGGATCTGATCCGAACACGGGCGGCGGGCCATGGCACCGGGACGACGAGCGATTATGTCTTTGTTTTCGGGCTCATCGGGTTGCTCATTTGCGTACTGATCTTCTCGATACTCGCCAGCATATATGTGCTTGCATGGCTAGCAATTGCGATAACGAATGCGACGATATAA
- a CDS encoding peptidylprolyl isomerase produces MKRLFILIYLIVMLAVSAAAQKLHSPKIDSYVLPDDLHIQIVKAEDSRDPAPVVAMLTNVNSAIRYRAALAAGRIGDDKALPGLTALLSDSVVEVRAMAAFAIGEVESAKGADAILKVLNDPAAPHQVRARAVEAAGKIAAANPRDAKTKDLGDAIVNTLRTEDVRGEKQDHDVVLMAITAALRARPAGADAAVAKFLTSTNARIRGDAGNTLSRLRAKNANAELRSMLRRDPDVNARANAARALGAAEDKEAYDLLLDAAVNGDDQRVRVSAIRSLGSLKEDKALEPLVEHGNKLIEQAKKTRSANPSEKTELLEIAAVVGRLVPNSYNDKAVDFLQALRKLDRFRSGETETALATVAPSGYVGEFNLDNNGYSDWRVADAYADGLGVIAASTDAKLKLKGAEALTKFIAGMATGVKPRYQSEMLKAIPGLQRTNAAFKPDNLNDILRNMLKNEDVNVRAAAADLIASQPQSKENTDALKSAFSFSFIRDRRSDDALLGIMGALYRLNKKESVGILLTALNSPNYLIRRRAIQQLSDAELQKESPGVPVSLEEARKNGKDKVMPYSPMAGSFLGQVLNKDADYRRALSRKNGSATAVFQTSKGNFSISLNGGDAPLTVDNFIQLARRGYFNGAEVHRVVANFVMQDGDPTGTGSGGPGLSIRCEINMAEFERGSVGMALSGKDTGGSQWFVDHAPQPHLDGGYTVFGKVNETGMKVVDSIVRGDKILRVTIIGR; encoded by the coding sequence ATGAAAAGACTCTTCATATTGATCTACTTAATAGTGATGCTGGCAGTTTCCGCGGCTGCTCAAAAGCTCCATTCGCCAAAGATCGACTCTTACGTCCTACCCGACGACCTGCATATCCAGATCGTCAAAGCCGAAGACTCGCGCGATCCGGCTCCGGTCGTCGCGATGCTGACGAACGTAAATTCGGCGATACGCTACCGAGCGGCGCTCGCTGCCGGACGGATCGGTGATGATAAGGCTCTGCCGGGCCTGACCGCTTTGCTTTCGGACAGCGTCGTAGAAGTGCGAGCGATGGCGGCGTTTGCTATCGGCGAAGTTGAGTCTGCAAAAGGCGCCGATGCGATCCTGAAAGTTCTAAATGATCCGGCCGCTCCACACCAGGTCAGGGCACGAGCCGTCGAAGCCGCCGGCAAGATCGCCGCGGCCAATCCGCGTGATGCGAAAACGAAAGACCTTGGCGATGCCATCGTCAACACTCTAAGAACTGAAGATGTACGTGGAGAAAAGCAGGATCACGACGTTGTCCTGATGGCGATAACTGCTGCGCTAAGGGCGAGGCCGGCCGGAGCAGATGCCGCGGTTGCGAAATTTCTCACAAGCACTAACGCCAGAATTCGCGGCGATGCCGGGAATACACTTTCGCGGCTGCGTGCCAAAAATGCTAACGCCGAACTGCGTTCGATGCTCCGCCGCGACCCTGATGTGAACGCTCGCGCAAATGCCGCCAGGGCCCTCGGTGCTGCCGAGGACAAAGAAGCTTACGACCTTTTGCTCGATGCCGCTGTAAATGGCGATGATCAGCGTGTGCGCGTGTCGGCGATCAGGTCGCTCGGTTCACTGAAAGAGGATAAGGCTCTCGAACCTCTTGTAGAACACGGAAACAAACTAATAGAGCAGGCGAAAAAGACGCGTTCGGCAAACCCGTCCGAAAAGACAGAGTTGCTCGAGATAGCGGCCGTTGTCGGCCGGCTCGTGCCGAATTCTTACAATGACAAGGCAGTTGATTTCCTGCAGGCGCTTCGAAAACTCGATCGTTTTCGATCAGGCGAGACAGAAACGGCTCTTGCGACGGTTGCTCCGAGCGGTTATGTCGGTGAATTCAACCTCGATAACAACGGCTATTCCGACTGGCGGGTGGCCGATGCTTATGCCGACGGCCTCGGGGTGATCGCGGCTTCGACCGATGCGAAGCTGAAACTGAAAGGAGCCGAGGCACTTACGAAGTTCATTGCCGGCATGGCAACAGGGGTTAAACCTCGATATCAGAGCGAAATGTTGAAAGCGATCCCTGGGCTTCAGCGGACGAATGCAGCATTTAAACCCGATAATCTAAACGACATTCTGAGGAACATGCTCAAGAATGAGGACGTCAATGTCCGGGCTGCAGCGGCTGATCTGATCGCCTCGCAACCTCAGTCGAAAGAGAACACGGATGCGTTGAAAAGCGCTTTCAGCTTTTCATTTATCCGCGATAGACGATCAGATGATGCGTTGCTCGGGATAATGGGAGCACTCTATCGGCTGAACAAAAAGGAATCCGTCGGTATCCTGCTGACAGCCCTCAACTCACCGAATTACCTGATCCGCCGGCGAGCGATCCAGCAACTCTCAGATGCTGAGCTGCAGAAGGAATCTCCGGGCGTTCCCGTTTCTCTCGAAGAAGCCAGGAAGAATGGCAAGGACAAAGTCATGCCGTATTCGCCGATGGCAGGATCGTTTTTGGGACAGGTTTTGAACAAAGACGCTGATTATCGCCGTGCTCTGTCGCGTAAGAATGGATCGGCGACCGCTGTATTTCAAACCTCAAAAGGCAATTTCTCGATCTCACTCAACGGCGGTGATGCCCCGCTAACGGTGGATAATTTTATCCAGCTAGCTCGACGCGGATATTTCAACGGTGCCGAGGTTCACCGCGTGGTCGCGAATTTCGTCATGCAGGATGGCGATCCGACCGGGACCGGCTCGGGCGGGCCGGGACTTTCGATCCGCTGCGAGATCAACATGGCGGAGTTCGAACGCGGCTCGGTCGGCATGGCCCTTTCGGGCAAAGACACCGGCGGTTCGCAATGGTTCGTCGACCACGCACCACAGCCGCACCTCGACGGCGGCTACACGGTTTTTGGTAAAGTGAACGAAACCGGCATGAAGGTCGTAGATAGTATTGTTCGTGGCGACAAGATCCTGCGTGTGACCATAATTGGAAGATGA
- a CDS encoding transcriptional repressor translates to MEFTSTQNLGLTRQREVVLSVIRESHSHLTANEVFAEAKAKLPSISFATVYNSLRFLKEAGHIAEIQFGNGASRFDRMTARHDHAICTACGKLVDIEMDHPEELVNRAAAMSKFKPEFLEFTLRGLCPDCVRT, encoded by the coding sequence ATGGAATTTACATCAACACAAAATTTAGGTTTAACGCGGCAGCGGGAGGTAGTTTTGTCGGTCATTCGTGAGTCGCATTCGCATTTGACGGCGAATGAGGTTTTTGCGGAGGCCAAGGCGAAGCTGCCGAGCATTTCGTTTGCGACGGTTTACAACTCGCTAAGGTTTTTGAAAGAGGCCGGACATATTGCCGAGATACAGTTTGGCAATGGTGCAAGCCGATTCGACCGAATGACCGCCCGGCACGATCATGCGATCTGCACAGCGTGCGGCAAGCTGGTCGATATCGAAATGGATCATCCGGAGGAACTGGTGAACCGGGCCGCAGCGATGTCGAAATTTAAGCCCGAATTTTTAGAATTTACTTTAAGGGGCCTTTGCCCGGACTGCGTAAGAACTTAG
- a CDS encoding TlpA family protein disulfide reductase, with product MRIGDEMPSLEGATTWFNGSLEDTLEHAKGHPVLVHFWAVSCGICKEKMPQLNELKAKYGELGLKTIAVHMPRYEADTDLDTVNEAIEANKITEPTAVDSLHKVKDAFLNEQGWVPVYYLFDAEGKLKTRAAGEFGISVLQGALDKMFPAHAATA from the coding sequence ATGAGAATTGGAGATGAGATGCCGTCGCTCGAAGGAGCTACCACGTGGTTCAACGGATCTCTCGAAGACACATTAGAACACGCCAAAGGCCATCCTGTGCTGGTCCACTTTTGGGCCGTTTCGTGCGGAATCTGCAAAGAAAAAATGCCGCAGCTCAACGAGTTGAAGGCAAAGTACGGAGAGCTCGGGCTTAAGACGATCGCGGTCCACATGCCGCGTTACGAGGCCGATACCGATCTCGATACGGTAAACGAAGCTATCGAGGCAAACAAGATCACCGAACCCACGGCGGTCGACAGCCTTCATAAAGTTAAAGACGCATTTTTAAACGAACAAGGTTGGGTGCCCGTATATTATTTATTCGATGCAGAGGGCAAGCTCAAAACACGCGCCGCCGGCGAATTCGGCATCAGCGTGCTGCAGGGTGCTCTCGATAAGATGTTCCCGGCTCATGCCGCGACGGCTTAA
- a CDS encoding peroxiredoxin yields the protein MSTATGTATENTTTLAKVGKPAPDFNMPSTKNMQTLAENVKLSDYKGKWLILLFYPLDFTFVCPTELTAFSDRLDELNGVGAEVLGISTDSVHSHRAWINTPRDKNGIEGLKYPLASDVGGKLARAYNILVEEANIALRGLYIINPDGVLQYAVVHDLNIGRSVDETLRVLQGLQTGGLCSADWKPGQENLKV from the coding sequence ATGTCAACAGCTACAGGAACTGCAACAGAAAACACGACCACCTTGGCGAAAGTCGGCAAACCGGCACCGGATTTTAACATGCCGTCGACCAAGAATATGCAGACGCTCGCCGAGAACGTCAAGCTTTCGGACTACAAGGGCAAATGGCTCATCCTTTTGTTCTACCCGCTCGATTTCACGTTCGTCTGCCCGACCGAGCTGACCGCTTTTTCGGATCGTTTGGACGAACTCAACGGCGTTGGAGCCGAAGTTCTCGGCATCTCGACCGATTCGGTCCACTCGCACCGCGCTTGGATCAACACGCCGCGGGACAAAAACGGCATCGAAGGGCTGAAATACCCGCTCGCATCTGACGTAGGCGGTAAACTTGCTCGTGCGTACAACATCCTGGTCGAGGAAGCCAATATTGCTCTTCGCGGCCTCTACATCATCAACCCTGACGGCGTTCTGCAATATGCAGTCGTCCACGATCTCAACATCGGACGCTCGGTCGACGAAACACTCCGCGTCCTGCAGGGCCTGCAGACCGGCGGTCTGTGCTCGGCTGACTGGAAACCAGGTCAGGAAAACTTGAAAGTATAA
- a CDS encoding sigma-70 family RNA polymerase sigma factor — protein MSSYQTALQKENFIHRADDMSTDAHVCVERTDNQLVDLVLAGDAFAFEEIFDRHKRLVAIIASRYFKRPEEVEEIVQIAFAKAFTELKNFQGKYDRSLSSWLVRITTNTSFDVLRSQRRKPERLNCELSEAEADALLQLTADTSLTAEKTLLDRDLAEKLLAMIPDEDRMLLQMLYSDEMSTVDIAEIFGWSRSNVKIKAWRARAAVRKVLKRFL, from the coding sequence ATGAGCAGTTACCAAACGGCATTGCAGAAAGAGAACTTTATTCATCGGGCTGACGATATGAGCACCGATGCGCATGTGTGCGTCGAGCGGACGGATAATCAACTGGTCGATCTGGTTCTCGCGGGTGATGCGTTTGCTTTCGAGGAAATATTTGACCGTCACAAACGGCTCGTCGCGATCATCGCCAGCCGCTATTTCAAACGGCCGGAAGAGGTCGAGGAGATCGTCCAGATCGCCTTTGCCAAGGCCTTTACAGAACTAAAGAACTTCCAGGGTAAATATGATCGTTCGCTCTCAAGCTGGCTGGTCCGCATCACGACAAACACAAGTTTTGACGTCCTTCGCAGCCAAAGGCGAAAACCCGAACGCCTGAACTGCGAACTTTCCGAAGCCGAGGCCGATGCATTGCTGCAGCTCACCGCTGACACATCGCTCACCGCCGAAAAGACCTTACTCGATCGCGACCTTGCCGAGAAGCTGCTCGCAATGATCCCAGATGAAGACAGAATGCTGCTGCAGATGCTGTATTCGGACGAGATGTCGACGGTCGATATCGCGGAGATCTTTGGCTGGTCGCGGTCAAATGTAAAGATCAAAGCATGGCGTGCCCGGGCGGCTGTGAGAAAGGTTTTGAAAAGGTTTTTGTAA